A window from Vulcanimicrobium alpinum encodes these proteins:
- a CDS encoding methyltransferase domain-containing protein gives MTDAGIATFSHIDRFSIFNRTLGIEGWLFSPTRNLVRLELRFARGASVSVLCGLPSQDVEAAYGAEAADCRFALYTSVEQPDDIVINATLFAWFSDGTTATLDDLGTRDKGSEPAHRLTGKFIAITTALPPGNFLEIGARARSGNTYRQFVPAGWNYVGFDMRPGDNVDVVGDAHALASYFSPESFQAAMAISVFEHLLMPWKFVLELNRVLSIGGVGYFMTHQTYAVHDAPWDFWRFSNDAWPALFNRATGFEVLEAHVGEPAFIVPVRCSPGHAADAPGYLSSSVLVRKIGHTTLRWDVDLSEVIESPYPA, from the coding sequence ATGACCGACGCGGGGATCGCGACCTTTTCGCATATTGATCGCTTCAGTATCTTTAATCGAACGCTCGGCATCGAAGGCTGGCTCTTTTCCCCCACCCGCAATCTGGTGCGACTCGAGTTGCGCTTCGCACGAGGCGCGTCGGTAAGCGTCCTTTGCGGCTTGCCGAGCCAGGATGTCGAAGCGGCCTACGGAGCGGAGGCCGCAGATTGCCGTTTTGCACTCTATACGTCCGTCGAACAGCCTGATGATATCGTGATCAACGCGACGTTGTTTGCCTGGTTTTCCGACGGCACAACGGCCACACTTGACGACTTAGGGACGCGTGATAAAGGCTCCGAGCCGGCTCACCGGCTAACCGGCAAGTTCATCGCCATCACCACGGCCCTGCCGCCGGGAAACTTCTTGGAGATCGGCGCCCGCGCTCGATCCGGAAACACCTACCGTCAGTTCGTTCCTGCGGGTTGGAACTATGTCGGCTTTGACATGCGGCCGGGTGACAATGTCGACGTCGTAGGCGATGCGCACGCGCTCGCATCGTACTTTTCCCCGGAATCTTTTCAAGCCGCGATGGCGATCTCAGTATTCGAACATTTGCTCATGCCGTGGAAATTTGTCCTAGAACTCAATCGCGTTCTCAGCATCGGCGGCGTCGGCTATTTCATGACGCACCAAACGTACGCCGTGCACGACGCACCCTGGGACTTCTGGCGCTTCTCGAACGACGCTTGGCCGGCACTCTTCAATCGAGCGACGGGATTCGAGGTGCTCGAAGCACACGTCGGAGAGCCCGCCTTTATTGTCCCTGTTCGCTGCAGCCCGGGGCATGCGGCCGACGCGCCCGGCTATCTCTCCTCGTCCGTCCTGGTTCGAAAGATCGGGCACACGACTCTGCGATGGGATGTTGATCTCTCGGAGGTGATCGAAAGCCCGTATCCTGCGTGA
- a CDS encoding glycosyltransferase family 2 protein — MSSSEIGRTHALAVEFAASRARLRELQRAYAAMDRSKFARLRSMLALAGRLAGTRTGRLAAYSDERGELPSAAGRDAGPFARSEYEQWLLTHAAQPHELELQRSLSRLLPLRPVISVVMPVYETPRRYLIEAIESVLAQSYPYWTLCIADDNSPSPHIREILERYAAGDERIRVAFRLQNGHISEASNSAIAMATGEYIGLLDHDDLIAPDALFEVAHAVNVDPEIDMIYTDEDKLDENGKRQEPFFKPDWSPDSFLSKMYTSHFGIYRRSIVEKIGGFRPELNGSQDYDLVLRFTESSQRIHHIPRVLYSWRKHAESAAGSTDAKPYAYIAARKAIAEAMERRGEPGRVDPVPNCHGLYIPRYELRKPGKVSIVIPSRDKADILDHCLKSIFLKSTYHDFEVLIVDNGSKKKETDVVLRRWRKWDEQRFRVIERDEPFNFSRLINAGAAASDSPYLLFLNNDTEVITQEWIEMMLEQVQRKSIGAVGVKLLFPDNTLQHAGIVLGLGGAAGHVNYRMQRYELNHFGAVVTVNNYSAVTAACMMVRREAFEAVHGFDEDFSIAYNDVDFCLRLGARGLRNVYLPHVELYHHESLSRGSDLDRSRAERNLIEQEMLIKRWSIRERPDPYYNVNLALTAPYFKLAIVPDEREVFRDELLIRT; from the coding sequence ATGAGCAGTTCGGAAATCGGGCGAACCCATGCGCTTGCCGTCGAGTTTGCCGCCAGCCGTGCGCGGCTACGTGAACTGCAACGCGCCTATGCTGCGATGGACCGCAGCAAATTCGCTCGTCTTCGTTCGATGCTGGCGCTCGCCGGCCGCCTTGCCGGTACCCGCACCGGGCGTCTTGCTGCATATAGCGATGAGCGGGGAGAACTGCCCAGCGCAGCGGGCCGTGATGCCGGGCCATTCGCACGCTCCGAATACGAACAGTGGCTTTTGACGCACGCGGCGCAACCTCACGAACTCGAATTGCAGCGGTCGCTCTCGCGCCTGCTTCCCCTGCGCCCCGTCATCAGTGTCGTCATGCCCGTGTACGAAACTCCACGGCGCTACTTGATCGAAGCGATCGAATCTGTCCTTGCTCAATCCTACCCGTACTGGACCCTGTGCATCGCGGATGATAATTCGCCGTCGCCCCACATTCGTGAGATATTGGAGCGATATGCCGCCGGCGACGAACGCATTCGCGTCGCGTTTCGTCTGCAAAACGGGCACATCTCCGAGGCGTCCAATTCCGCGATTGCGATGGCGACGGGCGAGTATATCGGTCTGCTGGATCACGACGATCTCATCGCACCTGATGCGCTTTTCGAAGTCGCGCACGCAGTGAATGTCGATCCAGAAATCGACATGATTTATACCGACGAAGACAAGTTGGACGAGAACGGCAAGCGGCAGGAGCCGTTCTTTAAGCCCGATTGGTCCCCGGACTCATTTCTCTCGAAGATGTACACGTCGCACTTTGGCATTTACCGGCGCAGCATCGTCGAAAAGATCGGCGGGTTCCGCCCTGAACTTAACGGCAGTCAGGACTACGATCTCGTTCTGCGCTTTACCGAAAGCAGCCAGCGCATTCACCATATCCCACGGGTGCTGTATAGCTGGCGTAAGCACGCCGAGTCGGCGGCGGGGAGCACGGACGCGAAGCCGTACGCGTACATTGCGGCTCGGAAGGCTATCGCAGAGGCGATGGAGCGGCGCGGCGAGCCGGGACGGGTGGATCCCGTTCCGAACTGCCATGGCTTATATATTCCGCGATACGAACTCCGCAAGCCCGGCAAGGTCTCGATCGTCATCCCATCGCGGGACAAAGCCGATATCCTCGATCATTGTCTAAAGTCCATTTTCCTCAAATCGACCTATCACGATTTCGAAGTGCTGATCGTCGACAATGGCTCGAAGAAAAAGGAGACCGACGTCGTCTTACGCCGCTGGCGAAAGTGGGACGAGCAGCGGTTCCGCGTAATCGAACGCGATGAGCCGTTCAACTTCTCGCGGCTCATCAATGCTGGTGCCGCTGCGAGCGATTCGCCGTATCTGCTCTTTCTCAACAACGATACCGAGGTGATCACCCAAGAATGGATCGAGATGATGCTCGAACAGGTGCAGCGCAAGTCGATCGGCGCCGTCGGCGTCAAGCTCCTTTTCCCGGATAACACCCTCCAGCACGCCGGAATCGTGCTGGGTCTTGGCGGCGCGGCCGGTCATGTAAATTATCGCATGCAGCGGTACGAGCTGAACCACTTCGGTGCCGTGGTTACCGTCAACAATTATAGCGCCGTCACCGCTGCATGCATGATGGTCCGCCGCGAGGCGTTCGAAGCAGTACATGGATTCGACGAAGATTTTTCCATCGCGTACAACGACGTGGACTTCTGTCTTCGCCTAGGCGCTCGCGGCCTGCGAAACGTCTATCTCCCTCACGTCGAATTGTATCACCACGAATCCCTATCGCGTGGATCCGATCTTGATCGAAGCCGTGCCGAGCGAAATCTCATCGAACAAGAAATGCTGATCAAGCGCTGGTCTATTCGTGAGCGGCCCGATCCGTATTACAACGTGAATCTCGCGCTTACCGCCCCATACTTCAAGTTGGCGATCGTCCCGGACGAACGCGAAGTCTTTCGTGACGAGCTTTTGATCCGGACGTAG
- a CDS encoding ABC transporter permease, translating into MTVLTTASQQKTSFSGRFATYAALVSTLAARNLKIRYRGSSLGVFWSLSNPLLMTGVYTAIFGTAFAKYYGGSIFDYVLAVFVALSVLAFFSSATSQALSSIVAGGPLLNKIALPCSAFPVSTVTANTFQLVIGTVPLLMIVALLRTHSIINVAAIAGPLAGLILTSMGVALALAALYVYFRDLAYLYEVVTFIIYMTTPVFYPASFVPPSVRTYLELNPVAVIVSSLRDIVLNPQMPHLRAIALPVVTGFAVFALGIAIFAPLRRDFLDLL; encoded by the coding sequence ATGACGGTGTTGACAACCGCATCGCAGCAGAAAACCTCCTTCAGCGGCCGTTTCGCTACGTATGCCGCCCTTGTTTCCACGCTCGCGGCGCGCAATCTCAAAATCCGCTACCGCGGTTCCTCGCTCGGCGTTTTTTGGTCGCTTTCGAATCCGCTGCTCATGACGGGCGTCTATACGGCAATTTTCGGCACGGCGTTTGCAAAGTATTACGGCGGTTCGATTTTCGATTACGTTCTCGCCGTCTTCGTTGCTCTGTCTGTCCTCGCGTTTTTTTCCTCGGCAACCTCGCAGGCACTGAGCTCTATCGTCGCGGGAGGGCCGCTCCTGAATAAGATTGCTCTTCCCTGCAGCGCCTTTCCCGTGAGCACCGTGACCGCGAACACGTTCCAATTGGTCATCGGTACGGTTCCGCTCCTGATGATCGTTGCGCTTTTGCGGACGCATTCCATCATCAATGTGGCAGCGATCGCAGGCCCTCTCGCGGGCCTTATCCTTACGTCGATGGGGGTCGCTCTGGCCCTCGCCGCGCTCTACGTCTATTTTCGAGACCTGGCGTACCTCTATGAAGTCGTGACGTTCATCATCTACATGACTACACCCGTCTTCTACCCGGCGAGCTTCGTGCCGCCGAGCGTTCGCACGTACCTGGAACTCAATCCCGTCGCGGTGATCGTCAGTTCTCTGCGCGATATCGTGCTGAATCCGCAGATGCCTCATCTCCGTGCAATCGCGCTTCCGGTCGTTACCGGCTTTGCGGTCTTCGCACTCGGAATCGCCATCTTCGCGCCTCTGCGCCGAGACTTTCTCGACCTGCTGTGA
- a CDS encoding ABC transporter ATP-binding protein produces MTINRGEKVALIGRNGSGKSTLLKLAAGIIAPTQGTVTVEGSLAALIELGAGFDPDLTVIENIVFYGVLLGFSRSHMKQRIPEILQFAELENYGNAPLKTLSSGMSARLSFAIATDVRPEVLLIDEVLSVGDEAFRNKSTARIQRFWDEHSTIVLVSHDLSFIANHCERAILIDSGEIVADGRASDVVARYIADVAATSEERFGSQAESVSNKPAFGHLDDVSLEAGTLIVRGWGYIDASRRGDAIGVFIDGELVLNAPYGSLRPDVAAIFEVYHQDVGFDIHIPLRATSSEHRVECAVFDEVAGMYRPIDHVRFVRCTMPDPAMTNAGR; encoded by the coding sequence GTGACCATCAATCGCGGAGAGAAGGTCGCACTAATCGGGCGCAACGGCAGCGGCAAATCCACGCTTCTGAAGCTGGCCGCGGGCATAATCGCGCCGACGCAAGGCACCGTTACGGTGGAGGGGAGCCTGGCGGCCCTCATCGAGTTAGGAGCGGGCTTCGATCCCGACCTTACCGTGATCGAGAACATCGTGTTCTACGGCGTGCTGCTTGGGTTCTCACGGTCTCACATGAAGCAGCGTATTCCCGAAATTCTCCAATTTGCGGAACTTGAAAATTACGGCAACGCTCCCCTCAAGACGCTTTCGTCAGGAATGTCCGCGCGTCTCAGCTTTGCGATTGCCACCGACGTGCGGCCGGAAGTTCTCTTGATCGACGAAGTTCTCTCCGTCGGCGACGAGGCGTTTCGAAACAAATCCACGGCGCGAATCCAGCGCTTTTGGGACGAGCACTCGACAATCGTGCTCGTATCGCACGACCTGAGCTTCATTGCAAATCATTGCGAGCGCGCAATCCTCATCGATTCGGGAGAGATTGTTGCGGACGGTCGCGCCTCCGATGTTGTGGCTCGGTACATTGCGGACGTCGCCGCGACATCCGAGGAACGATTCGGAAGCCAAGCGGAGTCAGTGTCGAACAAACCGGCATTCGGCCATCTCGACGATGTGTCTCTTGAAGCCGGGACGCTCATCGTGCGCGGCTGGGGCTACATCGACGCATCGCGCCGGGGAGACGCCATAGGCGTATTCATCGATGGCGAACTGGTCCTCAACGCGCCCTATGGATCGTTACGGCCGGACGTTGCCGCGATCTTCGAAGTGTATCATCAAGACGTCGGCTTCGACATTCACATTCCGCTCCGTGCGACCTCGAGCGAACATCGCGTTGAATGCGCAGTGTTCGATGAAGTTGCCGGCATGTACCGGCCGATCGACCACGTTCGATTCGTGCGGTGCACGATGCCGGATCCGGCTATGACGAACGCAGGTCGATAA
- a CDS encoding glycosyltransferase family 2 protein, which produces MSELYSIVIPAHNEEATVEATLLDLAETLAAEQIPFEIVVVDDHSTDRTSEVIALVSARWPQVRCVRNLRPGGFGNAIHTGLDNFSGDAVCIVMADASDDARDVVGYWRLLQHGYDCAFGSRFMRGARVVDYPWLKRALNRGANAFIAAVMGIRYNDVTNAFKAYRREVIDGVRPILSPHFNITVEIPLKAIVRGYSWNVIPTNWYNRKGGVSKFKIKEMGSRYLFIVLYALIEKWFSRGDYRRRADVEEPASGAPTRSVHV; this is translated from the coding sequence GTGTCTGAGCTGTACTCGATCGTCATCCCCGCGCACAACGAGGAAGCAACGGTCGAGGCGACCCTGCTCGATCTCGCCGAGACGCTAGCGGCGGAGCAGATTCCGTTCGAGATCGTCGTGGTCGACGATCACTCGACCGATCGCACCTCCGAGGTGATCGCCTTGGTCAGCGCGCGATGGCCGCAGGTGCGGTGCGTGCGCAATCTTCGCCCGGGCGGCTTCGGCAACGCGATTCATACCGGGCTCGACAATTTCTCCGGCGACGCCGTCTGCATCGTGATGGCCGATGCGTCAGACGACGCGCGGGACGTCGTCGGATACTGGCGGCTGCTGCAGCATGGGTACGATTGCGCCTTCGGTTCGCGCTTCATGCGCGGTGCACGCGTGGTCGATTATCCGTGGCTGAAGCGCGCGCTCAACCGCGGCGCAAACGCCTTCATCGCGGCCGTGATGGGGATCCGCTACAACGATGTCACCAACGCGTTCAAAGCCTACCGGCGCGAGGTGATCGACGGCGTCCGTCCGATCCTCTCGCCGCATTTCAACATCACGGTAGAGATCCCGCTCAAAGCGATCGTGCGCGGCTACAGCTGGAATGTGATCCCGACGAATTGGTACAACCGCAAAGGCGGCGTCTCCAAGTTCAAGATCAAAGAGATGGGCAGCCGCTACCTCTTCATCGTGTTGTACGCGCTGATCGAGAAGTGGTTTTCGCGCGGCGACTATCGCCGGCGAGCCGACGTCGAGGAGCCGGCGTCCGGCGCGCCGACGCGCAGCGTACACGTGTAG
- a CDS encoding NAD-dependent epimerase/dehydratase family protein yields the protein MSVVVVTGSAGLIGSEAVAYFAERGHEIVGIDNNFRQQFFGADASTEWNRLSLASRFPRNYTHVAADIRDADAMSELFAKYGKKIALVIHAAAQPSHDWAASDPQMDFTVNANGTLSILEATRRHAPEAVFIFTSTNKVYGDAPNELPLVELETRWEIDRAHPYWEGIDERLRIDQSKHSLFGASKVAADVLVQEYGRYFSMPTAVFRGGCLTGPNHSGTKLHGFLAYLLKCTVTATPYQVFGYKGKQVRDNIHSHDLVSAFDHVFQSPRCGEVYNAGGTRFSNCSMIEAIALCEEISGRKLVWTYTETNRIGDHIWYISDMAKFRAHYPGWTQQYDLRSLTQEMFDKNVDRWLAESERERAGV from the coding sequence ATGTCCGTCGTCGTCGTCACCGGTTCCGCTGGGCTGATCGGCTCCGAAGCCGTCGCGTATTTCGCCGAGCGCGGTCACGAGATCGTGGGGATCGACAACAACTTCCGTCAGCAGTTTTTCGGCGCTGACGCGTCGACCGAGTGGAACCGGCTGTCGCTGGCATCCCGCTTTCCGCGCAACTACACGCACGTCGCGGCGGATATCCGTGATGCCGATGCGATGTCGGAACTCTTCGCAAAATACGGGAAGAAGATCGCGCTGGTGATCCATGCCGCCGCGCAGCCCTCGCACGATTGGGCCGCGAGCGACCCGCAGATGGATTTCACGGTAAACGCCAACGGCACGCTGTCGATCCTCGAGGCGACGCGCCGGCACGCGCCCGAGGCGGTGTTCATCTTCACCTCGACCAACAAAGTCTACGGCGACGCACCCAACGAATTGCCGCTGGTGGAGCTCGAGACGCGCTGGGAGATCGACCGCGCCCATCCCTACTGGGAAGGCATCGACGAGCGGCTGCGGATCGATCAGTCGAAGCACTCGCTCTTCGGCGCATCGAAGGTCGCGGCGGACGTGCTGGTTCAGGAGTACGGCCGCTATTTTTCGATGCCGACGGCGGTCTTTCGCGGCGGGTGCCTCACCGGGCCGAATCATTCGGGCACGAAACTGCACGGGTTCCTGGCCTATCTCCTCAAGTGCACCGTGACCGCGACGCCGTATCAGGTGTTCGGCTACAAGGGAAAACAGGTCCGCGACAACATTCACTCCCACGACCTCGTGTCGGCCTTCGATCACGTCTTCCAGAGCCCGCGCTGCGGTGAGGTGTACAACGCCGGCGGAACGCGCTTCTCGAACTGCTCGATGATCGAGGCGATCGCGCTGTGCGAAGAGATCTCCGGGCGGAAACTCGTCTGGACCTACACGGAGACGAATCGCATCGGGGATCACATCTGGTACATCAGCGACATGGCGAAGTTCCGCGCACATTATCCCGGCTGGACGCAGCAGTACGACCTCCGGTCCCTCACGCAGGAGATGTTCGACAAGAACGTCGATCGCTGGCTCGCCGAGAGCGAGCGCGAGCGAGCCGGTGTCTGA
- a CDS encoding NAD-dependent epimerase/dehydratase family protein, whose protein sequence is MIPHACILVAGGAGFVGSSLALRLRAANPEARIVVADNLKRRGSEWNLPRLAAARVEFVHADIRRPDDLVIPKTRFDLIVDCSAEPSVLAAYESGPSYVVDTNLVGSVNLFDLARRDGADVVFISTSRVYPVAAIEAIAYEEAPTRFVIAPEQAIRGVTSAGIGEDFPLEGARSLYGTTKLACEMILEEYAQMYGLRYVIDRCGVITGPWQMGKVDQGVFALWMGRHYFKRPLSFIGYGGTGKQVRDFVAVDELADLVLDQIGRIDALPRRVYNVGGGTASSLSLLELTQLCEEVTGNRVEMTRVAENRPSDVRLYITDNARVTGDLNWFPCQTPKQTMEQLYSWIRENERLVAPLWS, encoded by the coding sequence ATGATTCCACACGCGTGCATACTCGTCGCCGGCGGCGCAGGATTCGTAGGGTCCAGCCTGGCGCTGCGCCTCCGCGCTGCGAATCCCGAAGCACGAATCGTCGTTGCCGACAATTTGAAGCGGCGGGGATCGGAATGGAATCTTCCGCGACTTGCCGCGGCCCGGGTGGAATTCGTTCACGCCGACATCCGTCGCCCCGACGACTTGGTCATCCCGAAGACACGTTTCGATCTGATCGTCGACTGCTCCGCCGAACCGTCCGTTCTCGCGGCGTACGAGAGCGGGCCCTCGTACGTCGTCGATACGAATCTGGTCGGATCGGTCAACCTGTTCGACCTTGCCCGCCGTGACGGCGCCGACGTCGTGTTCATCTCCACCAGCCGCGTGTACCCCGTGGCGGCGATCGAGGCGATCGCGTACGAAGAAGCACCGACGCGGTTCGTCATCGCACCGGAGCAGGCGATCCGGGGCGTGACTTCGGCGGGCATCGGTGAGGACTTTCCGCTGGAGGGGGCACGCTCGCTGTACGGGACGACGAAGCTCGCCTGCGAGATGATCCTCGAGGAGTACGCGCAGATGTACGGTCTGCGCTACGTCATCGACCGATGCGGGGTGATCACCGGTCCGTGGCAGATGGGCAAGGTTGACCAGGGCGTTTTCGCGCTGTGGATGGGGCGTCACTATTTCAAGCGCCCGCTCAGTTTCATCGGCTACGGCGGAACGGGCAAGCAGGTTCGCGATTTCGTCGCCGTCGACGAGCTGGCCGACCTCGTACTCGATCAGATCGGCCGGATCGACGCCCTTCCCCGGCGGGTTTACAACGTCGGCGGGGGGACGGCGTCGAGCCTCTCCCTGCTCGAGTTGACGCAACTGTGCGAGGAGGTGACCGGCAACCGGGTGGAGATGACGCGCGTTGCGGAGAACCGCCCATCCGATGTCCGGCTGTACATTACGGACAACGCGCGGGTGACCGGTGATCTGAACTGGTTTCCGTGCCAAACGCCGAAACAGACGATGGAGCAGCTCTACTCCTGGATCCGGGAGAACGAACGGCTCGTCGCGCCGCTTTGGTCGTAA
- a CDS encoding NAD-dependent epimerase/dehydratase family protein gives MLAYITGAAGFLGSHLVDQLMRDDWNVVGIDNLATGDGRNLDDARATARFTFVHADVSQPWREWTSSLATPLQRPDVVFHLASPASPVHYERLALETMAVNAVGTMHAVGFSQAAGSTLLYASTSESYGDPLEHPQRESYWGNVNPVGVRSCYDESKRYGEAYVTTAVRKLGIDARIVRIFNTYGPRMQAGDGRVIPNFCVSALRGEPLTVYGDGSQTRSFCYVDDLLDGIVRLATRPGLSGNVVNIGNPGEFTIRELAAIVAELAEVELRTIDVALPPDDPARRRPDITKARTLLEWEPKVALRDGLQKTLDFFRARADEPTGYDCVAEYDTGVS, from the coding sequence GTGCTCGCGTACATTACCGGTGCGGCCGGATTTCTCGGGTCCCACCTCGTCGATCAATTGATGCGGGACGACTGGAACGTCGTCGGAATCGACAACCTGGCGACCGGGGACGGCCGCAATCTTGACGACGCTCGTGCAACGGCGCGCTTTACGTTTGTGCACGCCGACGTCTCGCAGCCGTGGCGCGAGTGGACGTCATCCCTAGCGACGCCGCTACAGCGTCCTGACGTCGTCTTTCACCTCGCTTCACCGGCCAGCCCCGTCCACTACGAGCGACTCGCGCTCGAGACGATGGCCGTAAACGCCGTCGGCACGATGCACGCCGTCGGCTTTTCTCAAGCCGCCGGATCGACGCTCCTGTACGCATCGACGAGCGAAAGCTACGGTGACCCGCTCGAGCATCCGCAGAGGGAGTCGTACTGGGGCAACGTCAACCCGGTCGGTGTCCGTTCGTGTTACGACGAATCGAAGCGTTACGGCGAGGCGTACGTGACGACCGCCGTCCGCAAGCTGGGAATCGACGCGCGCATCGTCCGCATTTTCAACACCTACGGCCCGCGGATGCAGGCCGGCGACGGGCGGGTCATCCCGAATTTCTGCGTCTCGGCGCTGCGCGGTGAGCCGCTCACCGTCTACGGCGACGGAAGCCAAACCCGCAGCTTTTGTTACGTCGATGACTTGCTCGACGGGATCGTGCGTCTTGCCACCCGACCGGGGCTCAGCGGAAACGTCGTCAACATCGGAAACCCTGGTGAGTTCACGATTCGCGAGTTGGCGGCGATCGTCGCCGAACTCGCCGAGGTCGAACTACGAACAATCGATGTTGCGCTGCCTCCCGACGACCCCGCCCGCCGTCGGCCGGACATCACGAAAGCGCGCACGCTGCTCGAATGGGAGCCGAAAGTCGCCTTACGTGACGGGCTTCAAAAAACGCTCGACTTTTTTCGAGCGAGGGCGGACGAGCCGACCGGCTACGATTGCGTCGCCGAGTACGACACCGGCGTCTCGTAG
- a CDS encoding UDP-glucose dehydrogenase family protein produces MKSIAIIGAGYVGLVTATCFAELGNDVVCVDNNAAKVAGLEAGEIPFYEPSLAEMVTRNTQAKRLGFTTDISAAVRRAEVIFIAVGTPMRSDGHADLSAVRAVAREIGLALDGPKIVVSKSTVPVETGEMISSIIREHAPGDYAVSVVSNPEFLREGSAVSDFLKPDRVVVGCSDATAEAAMRDLYAPLDAPLVVTDVRTSEMIKYAANAFLATKISFINEIANICELLDVDVRAVCAGIGYDQRIGTKFLNPGIGYGGSCFPKDVRALEQLAVERDYPAPLLHSVELVNRRQVERTVMKFERELGGLNGKTIAVLGLAFKPNTDDVRDAPAIAIIQRLLDRGAKVRAHDPIANAAAAQVLGPNVALHDTMYDAVEGADALLLATEWNEFRSLDFTRCAKAMRGDLILDGRNIFEPEKVRAAGLRYLGVGRVKLRGKGSVVYETPVSYSATQS; encoded by the coding sequence ATGAAATCGATAGCGATTATCGGCGCGGGTTATGTGGGTTTGGTGACCGCGACGTGCTTCGCCGAACTCGGAAACGACGTCGTCTGCGTCGACAACAACGCCGCGAAGGTCGCAGGACTCGAAGCGGGCGAGATTCCATTTTACGAGCCCTCGCTTGCGGAGATGGTGACGCGGAACACGCAAGCCAAGCGCCTCGGCTTCACCACGGATATTTCCGCCGCTGTCCGCCGCGCGGAAGTCATCTTCATCGCGGTCGGGACGCCGATGCGCTCCGATGGTCATGCCGACCTGAGCGCGGTGCGCGCCGTCGCGCGCGAAATCGGCCTTGCGCTCGACGGCCCGAAGATCGTCGTCTCGAAGTCGACCGTGCCGGTGGAGACCGGCGAGATGATCTCGTCGATCATCCGCGAGCACGCGCCCGGAGATTACGCGGTCAGCGTCGTCAGCAATCCGGAGTTCCTGCGTGAGGGCTCGGCGGTTTCCGACTTCTTGAAGCCCGACCGCGTCGTCGTCGGCTGCAGCGACGCGACCGCCGAGGCAGCGATGCGCGATCTCTACGCGCCGCTCGACGCGCCCCTCGTCGTCACCGACGTGCGCACGTCCGAGATGATCAAGTACGCCGCGAACGCGTTCCTTGCGACGAAGATCTCGTTCATCAACGAGATCGCGAACATCTGCGAACTGCTGGACGTCGACGTGCGCGCGGTGTGCGCCGGAATCGGATACGACCAGCGCATCGGGACGAAGTTCCTCAACCCGGGGATCGGCTACGGCGGTTCGTGCTTCCCCAAGGACGTGCGCGCCCTCGAGCAGCTTGCCGTCGAGCGGGACTACCCCGCGCCGCTGCTGCATTCGGTCGAGCTCGTCAACCGCCGTCAGGTCGAGAGGACCGTGATGAAGTTCGAACGCGAATTGGGCGGATTGAATGGGAAGACGATCGCGGTGCTGGGGCTCGCGTTCAAGCCGAACACCGACGACGTGCGCGACGCCCCGGCGATCGCGATCATCCAGCGGCTGCTCGACCGCGGCGCAAAAGTGCGAGCGCACGATCCGATCGCGAACGCGGCCGCAGCGCAGGTTCTCGGCCCGAACGTCGCGCTTCACGATACGATGTACGACGCCGTCGAAGGCGCCGACGCACTGCTGCTCGCGACCGAGTGGAACGAGTTCCGGTCGCTGGATTTCACGCGTTGTGCGAAAGCCATGCGCGGCGACCTGATCCTCGACGGGCGGAACATCTTCGAGCCGGAAAAGGTCCGCGCCGCGGGACTGCGCTATCTCGGCGTCGGCCGCGTCAAGCTGCGCGGGAAAGGGTCGGTCGTCTACGAGACGCCGGTGTCGTACTCGGCGACGCAATCGTAG